GCGCAGTCATGGTTTGGCTACTGGAGGTAGCAGTACAAGTAACAgctctaacccaaaccctaatcACAGCCACCACCACCCAGATCCCACCCTGCCCCACTCAACCCAGGAACTAGCCTCGCAATCCAACACGCATCATCAACAACCACATCAGCAGCCCTCTTTAAATACCCAACAGCAGTCAAACCCAGACCCCACATCCTCTTCTTGTACTAGCCCTGAGAAGACTCACTGTTGCCCTGAATGTGGAAAGGGATTTAAGAAAAGGGGACACCTTCTCCAACATAGTGTCATCCACTCCGGGGCGCGTCCTTTTGCTTGCACTATTTGTTCACGAGCTTTCAATCGTCGTGAGTCTCTCACCCGCCATGAGAAAATTCATGTGGAAAAGCCCTTCCGCTGCCCAGCTTGCTGTCGCGTTTTTCGTGAAAGCACCTCTCTGCTTAACCATGCAGCTTCAGGTGCTTGTGGCAAGGGTCCAAAAGCTCAGCAGAGGAGCAAGGACAAGATGTCAGAAGGGGATGAGTATCAGGATGACGAACTTtatggaaaagagggagaggaagatgaagaCGATGGAGTGGTGGGTGATATAATGGGagaagatgatgatgacaaGGGAGGGATGGCCTGTGATGGATTGTTTCCgcgagggagagaaggaagtgCAAACAGTGGAGATAAAACTGATGGGAAATATGCTGCAGATTTCTCACGAAATCGCTATCAGCCACCCTATAGAGGTGATGACTACCATGGAGACTACAAGCAACATCGTGGGCAAGCTAATCCTACAGGTTGTTATCCCGGAGAACCTTCCTGTGGAAGTGGAATGGCTGGCCCAGCTCTGAGGAAGGCTCCATTAGCCCCTACTTTGCATCCACACCCTCAAAGTCAAACTCAACAGCCCCatctgcctctctcctctctcttggATGATTCAGAAGATGATGTCACCAGCTCTGTTAATAGCGCCATCTCTGCTAttgctgcggctgctgctgcttcctgcATGCCTGGTGAGCTAAGCAGTGGTGGGGTACGAGGAGAAGAACGAAGAGATATCATTGGAGGGCTGTTGGGAGGCCTTGGCTTGGGTCCTCTTGGAGTCCAACCTGGTGGGCCGTCATCCACATCTGGAATGGACAAGACCTATAGAGGAAGTGGTATGGGAAACCAGGAAGGCATGAGTGGAACAATGACAAATTTAACCCACCATaaccaacaacaacatcaacagcaGACTCCAAATGTCAAACCTAAGCGGCCCCGTAAGCCTCGAGCAAAGAAGGATAAAACGGCAGGTACAGGTGGTGAGGGTGGCAAAAAAAGACAGCATCGAGAAGGGGCTAGTGGGGAGAGTAGCAAGCGACTGTACCTTTGTAGTGTCTGTGGTCGTGGATTCACCAGACGTGAGAGTCTTCGCCGACATGACCGCATTCACACTGGGGAGAAGCCGCACCACTGCCACGTCTGTGGAAAACATTTTCGGGAACCATTCCATCTCACCAAGCACCGCACTGTTCATTCAGGAGAGAAGAACTACAAATGTGACCTATGTGGGAAAGATTTCGGTTATGCGCAGAGCCTGAAGAGGCATGGCAAATTACACCAGAAAGGTGAATTTGAGGAGACATCCACAACAACAGGaggaaacaacaacaacaacaacaactctgTCGGAATTTCAGGAGGGAGCACTGGTCAAGAGAGGGATCAAGGAAACTCAGATTCATACTACTGCTATCCTCAGGACATAAAGCCTCAAGGAGCTAATACTCAGCCCCCTCCTCGGCTTTACACGTGTGCTATTTGCTGGAAGTCTTTCCGCCATCATTTTCACCTGACTGCTCATCACCAAGCAGTTCATGAAGGTGGGGAAAGGCTTTTTTGCTGTGAGGTCTGTGGAAAGGCCTTTGCCTATGCCAACAGCTTAAGCAGACACAGGCTATCTCAGCATGGGTTGACTCGGACAGGACAAACAAACCAGCCAGGAAGTGGGGGTTCATCTGGAGGTAGTGGAGGTGCAAGCTCATCGGTGTCTGAGAGTGAGGCAGCCACGAATGCTCTACTTCAGCTGGTGCCACCGAGTGGAGCTCATGGGGATCAACAGACACACAGCGGGGTCCCTCATGGTCATCAGCAGCCTCCCCTACAACCTTCTGGcttctcccctctcctgtgCCTCCCGGAATTTGGTCCTTCCCATCCTTCCGCTTCCAGTGCCCAAGCGTATTCCCAACCTCTCCCGCCCAATTCCACTTTAACCCCCCTCTCCAATCACCAGCAATCTGCAGGAATAAAGGGGGAGCCGCTTTATCCTTCCGGTCCTGCCCATTCCCTCAATACCTCTCCACCCATTCACCCTCTTCTACTGTTGCCACCCTCccaacagcagcaacaccacaGCATTCAGTATCCAATCGAGATCCCATCTTCACACCCACAGCACCAGAACCTCCAGTCTCAGGGCGAAGTGAGGAAgcgcaagaaaaaaaaaaagcgtagagagctggagcacagagccggGGACTCGGGAGAGCCGTTGAGCTTAGCCAGAGGAGGCAATGTAGAGAGAGGTGAAAAAAAGCATACGATAGCAGGAGGGAGGCCGAAAGACGAGAGAAGGAAATTGCAAAAGCGTAAAAGAAGAGCCCTTCAACTGCagctgagaaagaaaaaacgaaTGGCTCAGCTTTTTAGATTTAAAAGAGGGGGAATAGCAGGGCGTGCTACAGTGGCAGGAATAAACGTGGGAAGATTGACATCTTTGGAGGTGCCGCACAAACGCTTTCCGTGCCCCTTCTGTCCCCATACCACCTTTACTCGGCAGGCAGCGTTGCTGGTTCACCGAGCAGCTCGGCACCCCATAAGAACCAGGAGCCTCCAGGACCGTTTAGTGTGCCCCGTCTGTGGAAAACACTCTCGCAAGTTCTTAGCAGCCCTTAGCCATCGGGGTTCCCATCTTGCCCAAGCCTCTTTTTCCTGCCGAAAATGCCCCTCTCGTTTCTGGAATGGAACCCTCCTGGAGAGACACAAGGTGGTTTGTCGAAGTGGCGCAGGAGGAGCACGCAGCCCTGGgggtttaaaattaaaatctgcTAAGAGGAGAGGAAACAAAAGTGAAGGGCAGAGTGAGACTGCAGCAGTGCTGACACAGTACAGACGTTAACCTTTTTTGTTCCATTAAAGATTTTGACTGCAGAAATGGAGAGGATGAgggtctgttttttgttttgtttttttttgagagagagagaattgggAAGAGACTTTCAGAGCTGAAATAACTCTGTGGAACTGTGTTGACCGACTTTGTATTACTACCACGTGTACTCCTGGACTCTGGATTACAGTTTaaaggagtgtttttttttttttaggtttacGCATATACTAATGTACATGTACTGCAAAACCAGCCTCAAAAAGTCCTGGCACTTTTGGGGAAATCTATGGACGTGACTGTTTTTACAGCATCCCAGTCCCATAGTTGCATTCATACAAAAATTGGCTGACATTGCTGGGTAGATATTAGACACGTTTCAGTGGATTATTCTAGCTAATAATGTTTCTCCCTATCTAGTTTTTAATCCAACAGTTTCTCTGATGTGTACAATGTATAGTTAGTGTTAGGGCCACTGTGGAGTTGTgcttgactttttaaaataaataatacattttaatatgagtagaaggtgggtgggggggaaagagggatgaCAGGCTTTATTTGATAGAAAGACAGTGTATCATGTTAGACGGTGCTCACTGTGTGTTATGTAGTCACTCAGATTGTGAATCTGTCACTTAGTAAATCCAAGAGGACGTGTATATGTTAACCTGTAAGTCATTTTATAAAGGGGCAAGTATCCCAATAATGAACAGAGTAAGGAAAAATGGTGGTTAAGTACAGAGATGGTAGAGGCCAGATTTCTGCTTTctttgaagaaaaagaaaactaaagctAATAATGGAACCTGATGTCATCCCAGAGTGTAGACCATTTGCATGAAAGATCAAAATGGACAGGCAGATGGGAACAAGTGGACTGTACTGTAAAAttctgattatattttattattgttatattatgatttttttattcaacatataatttcagttttttaatgttgtttatttgggggttgacggggggaggggggtggtgagggaggggctatcattttaaaaaaggggctTAGTTCAGTGTACCAGTGTGTATCCTCTGTCCACCTACCAACCCAGAATTTGGGCCTTTcccttatatacacacagtcctTTACTGATGTACAACCCTGTTCATATCCTTTTTTCCCTagtgtttttcattaaacacaaaaacaaaacctgaaacctaataatactaaaatatatttctattatCTTATTTGTCTAGTGACAAAAAGTAGTAGGATCACCttccaaaatcaaataaaataaaaaagccagtTATCTTTGCCTTTCTTCAACTTACATTAAAActaagccagaaaaaaaaacttggtttTGGGCTGTTTTCATAAATTCACTTATTTGTCTTGAtctatgtatttgtttatttacaaaataaagacCATTATTGAACACAGTATTGAAGAAGTAACTGTGCTGGGTCTCTCAGACCGTATGCCAAGGCTTCTCAAAGAAGAGGGATTTCgactgtttttgtcattttattcacCAAATCCACTCAAATCCTTGCAAGCTGAAATCTAGAGGCACCAAATGCTTTGATTTTTGATGACTAAATGTTTGACCCACAAGTGTCTTCATTCACTGTTTGCATGTAGATGTGTGGATATATAATGCTACTGGTTTAAAATACCCACTGTAAAATACCATATTTGATAACGTTATACGTCATGTATGTTCTCTAAACCGTAAAAGTAGAAATGTTGAAGACATTAAATGTTTTAGACCTACGGTATTAactcaaaaatgtatataactGCATATACATAACTGACTAATTTTAACGTAGGTCAACAATACAATAGTGATAATTAGGGGGCCAAGTATCATTGGTGctctcttgtttttgttgcaatttCCCAGTTAATTAACAGTTTGtttataaaatgcacaaaatttggTAATCATGTAGAAGGCTTTGAGATgcaaaaaagcataaaaaagaaaagcaagttCACACCTTGTGGCAGCCATTCATTTCATGTAATGTTTTCATGCTCTTACTCAATGGAAGACCTAAGTAAAAAACATAGTGCCATATtcggcagtttttttttactgagaaatTTTTGAAGATGGTCCTGATACTCCCACTATAATGGATTAGTGGTCTTGAATTTTGAGTAAAATGCTTAAGCATCAACTCCTAAACCAGTCAGATGATTGGCAGCATATATGTATGATCCTGTCACCAGGTTCCAGTGTTGGAATAATGTACTACTGTACGTTCAGTACTGCATTAGCGTAATACATTTGTCAATAACTGTAAATGTGATTCTGCAATGTGGTGTTCTGCCTTGAATTGACCCAAAGTGCCAGGAGCTAAATGGGTACATACTTTTATGTACCTCTTGTAACTGCAGACCTGTGTCTAACTTGCTAGCTTAAGAGAGTGCAAAGAAATACtagtaaacaataaaaatggcaGAGATGAGAGCGTGGTCCATGTTTTGTACCAGtgaatacatacacatttagcagaggaaattagcaaaaataTGAACCAAGGATTACATTTTGTGTACGTGAAGTGCCGCACTGTTCCTGACAGAAGGGCCCTGTATGCCACCAAAATGATTAATGTCATTACTGAGTTTGGCAGAATTACtccattttgatattttatctCAAGGGTTGGTGTAAGTAGCATAGAATCCTGGGTATTCTATGCTACTCGACTAACAGGAAGGCAGGTTTCATTGCAGCCATTGTGTAAAAATTTTGAGGCATCCTTGTGCCATTGTTgtggcagctctgtgtgtgtgttggtatgcATGTGCCTGCAGTGTTACTTTGGCTGACACTGCTGTGGAAGTAATGTCTGCTCTTATATTATGATGCAGTATTTTGgacatatttccattttaaagtcacatacaaacatacatctTAAGTAATGCCCCAACTGCCGAGAATAGACAATGGCAGTCTACTTTGTAGTTATTGGCATACGTTACAGCTTTTGAAATTTTGAGGGAAAATTCACCCAGAATCCAAACAATGTTTTTACTATCCACTGATGATGATAAATATACTTGTGATTGTCTTTGCCATTTTGAAATCGATTGTATGCCATTTTGAAATCGATTGTATGCCCTATCTGAAGGATGCTGGTCCTCTGTCAGTCAAGCAAGTCTTTCGTCTGAAGCTGCCATATTTCATTGCAAAGTATTTTTCTATAATATCTATGTAATGTTGGTGAGACACTTGGGAACTGTATTACAGTGGCAAATGCAAAGAACG
This window of the Anguilla anguilla isolate fAngAng1 chromosome 1, fAngAng1.pri, whole genome shotgun sequence genome carries:
- the si:dkeyp-69b9.6 gene encoding uncharacterized protein si:dkeyp-69b9.6: MERGGSGLSSSLGGSSVAGARSSSSSRSSGGSGSGGSGSRGSSGAVGSSSSSSSRNSSVSGGGIIVSTTGAGGVAPTPPPSSEWEMFQFGKYNLDIIEMLSGHQAHQFKGLGLERQLQHQQQVQLHQHQQQLQQQQQQQAETSGALLSGLSLGSLQGSRGNSFSDSSSIFAKMSAPPPPLPQQAPSSSSSQSSRKSSKMGVSGGSGAGSSGHVPGYPQFLRSFHPAEAALAQEQLHPGMGRFEHFAGGSGSSGGTGGIGGLVTSAPPQPPPLHPGLSIPQASPGPSSSSPSPSSSASTSNNPPSSSTVTSLGHQLVGAQSDARSLHQQFSCMLAANQYFLSGVPANASLEQFLVQQGTHNHLGLGLGQTGGESSSGLAPPPALHPSHTHGHPTPQQQQQQQQQQQQQQLPPHASSHPHSHPHHPLHPGSQPSSLSGFDFQGIPVLSSNQLASLMQQEAGLPLPLPLHLSLSKDDGKGDSGGGGSGGGGRRKKAMAGYLPQRKLETSSNNSSSGNSHSSGNPNPSSSSGHGHDVGGLVGGSGGVGMPVIGGDPSSLLSSSSSSSSSAVSSSSSSAPSSSSASVLVTNGSQLQKAENLGSMALNAAQPEPEPLYHCGECGKTFTHLSSLRRHLRSHGLATGGSSTSNSSNPNPNHSHHHPDPTLPHSTQELASQSNTHHQQPHQQPSLNTQQQSNPDPTSSSCTSPEKTHCCPECGKGFKKRGHLLQHSVIHSGARPFACTICSRAFNRRESLTRHEKIHVEKPFRCPACCRVFRESTSLLNHAASGACGKGPKAQQRSKDKMSEGDEYQDDELYGKEGEEDEDDGVVGDIMGEDDDDKGGMACDGLFPRGREGSANSGDKTDGKYAADFSRNRYQPPYRGDDYHGDYKQHRGQANPTGCYPGEPSCGSGMAGPALRKAPLAPTLHPHPQSQTQQPHLPLSSLLDDSEDDVTSSVNSAISAIAAAAAASCMPGELSSGGVRGEERRDIIGGLLGGLGLGPLGVQPGGPSSTSGMDKTYRGSGMGNQEGMSGTMTNLTHHNQQQHQQQTPNVKPKRPRKPRAKKDKTAGTGGEGGKKRQHREGASGESSKRLYLCSVCGRGFTRRESLRRHDRIHTGEKPHHCHVCGKHFREPFHLTKHRTVHSGEKNYKCDLCGKDFGYAQSLKRHGKLHQKGEFEETSTTTGGNNNNNNNSVGISGGSTGQERDQGNSDSYYCYPQDIKPQGANTQPPPRLYTCAICWKSFRHHFHLTAHHQAVHEGGERLFCCEVCGKAFAYANSLSRHRLSQHGLTRTGQTNQPGSGGSSGGSGGASSSVSESEAATNALLQLVPPSGAHGDQQTHSGVPHGHQQPPLQPSGFSPLLCLPEFGPSHPSASSAQAYSQPLPPNSTLTPLSNHQQSAGIKGEPLYPSGPAHSLNTSPPIHPLLLLPPSQQQQHHSIQYPIEIPSSHPQHQNLQSQGEVRKRKKKKKRRELEHRAGDSGEPLSLARGGNVERGEKKHTIAGGRPKDERRKLQKRKRRALQLQLRKKKRMAQLFRFKRGGIAGRATVAGINVGRLTSLEVPHKRFPCPFCPHTTFTRQAALLVHRAARHPIRTRSLQDRLVCPVCGKHSRKFLAALSHRGSHLAQASFSCRKCPSRFWNGTLLERHKVVCRSGAGGARSPGGLKLKSAKRRGNKSEGQSETAAVLTQYRR